The following coding sequences are from one Canis lupus dingo isolate Sandy chromosome 21, ASM325472v2, whole genome shotgun sequence window:
- the FAM168A gene encoding protein FAM168A isoform X6, with amino-acid sequence MNPVYSPVQPGAPYGNPKNMAYTGYPTAYPAAAPAYNPSLYPTNSPSYAPEFQFLHSAYATLLMKQAWPQNSSSCGTEGTFHLPVDTGTENRTYQASSAAFRYTAGTPYKVPPTQSNTAPPPYSPSPNPYQTAMYPIRSAYPQQNLYAQGAYYTQPVYAAQPHVIHHTTVVQPNSIPSAIYPAPVAAPRTNGVAMGMVAGTTMAMSAGTLLTAPQHTAIGAHPVSMPTYRAQGTPAYSYVPPHW; translated from the exons GTTACCCTACAGCCTACCCGGCAGCAGCCCCTGCCTACAATCCCAGCCTGTACCCCACCAATAGCCCCAGTTATGCTCCAG AGTTTCAGTTCCTGCATTCAGCTTATG CAACTCTGCTGATGAAACAGGCTTGGCCACAGAACTCGTCTTCCTGTGGTACTGAAGGCACCTTCCACCTCCCAGTGGACACCGGGACCGAGAACCGAACTTACCAAGCATCCTCTGCGGCTTTCA GATATACTGCGGGGACACCATACAAGGTCCCACCGACCCAGAGTAATACTGCTCCGCCCCCCTACTCCCCATCACCCAACCCCTATCAGACGGCCATGTATCCAATCAGAAGTGCCTACCCCCAGCAGAATCTGTATGCCCAG ggagcctactATACACAGCCAGTGTACGCTGCCCAGCCCCACGTCATCCACCACACCACGGTTGTCCAGCCCAACAGCATTCCCTCTGCCATCTACCCGGCGCCTGTTGCTGCCCCCAGGACCAATGGTGTGGCCATGGGTATGGTGGCTGGCACCACCATGGCAATGTCAGCAG GTACCCTGCTGACTGCACCCCAGCACACTGCGATTGGGGCACACCCTGTCTCCATGCCAACATACAGGGCCCAAGGGACCCCTGCGTACAGCTATGTGCCCCCGCACTGGTAA